Below is a window of Streptomyces taklimakanensis DNA.
TCCGGGAGACCGACACCGAGATGGTCTTCGCGGTGAGCGCGACCGTGCAGCGCGACGGCGCGCCGAAGAAGGCCGTCACCTCCAAGCTGCGGGTGCTGCTGCGCCGCGACACCACCATCGACGACCCGGCCCCGCTCCCCGCGGAGCTGCAGCGCTTCGTGGTCGACCGGCTCGCCACCGCGGAGCCCACCGAGCTGGCCGCCACCCCGGTCGACGACTTCGCCGGCGCGTTCCACCGCGGCGAGAACACCGACACCGACCCGGTGCTCGCCGAGATCATCGGCGACGACAACGCCGTCGGTTGGAAGTGGAAGGTTCCCTACTACTACTGCCACTTCACCGAGCGCATGCAGATGTCGGGCTACCTGCGCCAGATGGAGGAGGCCAAGCACCTCTTCGTCGCCTCCCGCGGCATCAGCATCAAGCGGATGCTCGACGAGCGCGGCTGGATCCCCGTCGTGACGCAGTGCAAGCTGCGGTTCACCGACGAGACGATCATGGAGGAGAACCTCTACACGGTCTACACCGTGGAGTCCATCTTCAAGGACATGCTCTACACCTCCCGCCTGGACTTCTACGTCGTGCGGGACGGCAAGCTCGTCAAGACCGCCACCGGCTCGATCACCCACGGTTACTGCCACAAGGAGACCCCGGAGTCGGAGTGGCAGATGGCCGTCTTCGACGACGAGGTCCTGCGCGCGCTGCGCGGCGAGTGACCCACGACGACACGCCCGGAGGACCCCCATGGCTTCCCGCCGTCGGCCGCGCTGGTACTTCTCCCTGCGCAGCCCGTATTCCTGGTTCGCCTACCGCGACCTGATGAGCACCCACCCCGAGGTGCTCGACTCCATCGACTGGCTGCCGTTCTGGGAGCCGGACGAGGAGACCGCACGGCTGCTGGCCGACGAGGGCGTGACCCTCCCGATCGTCGCCATGAGCCGGGCGAAGAACTTCTACATCCTGCAGGACACCCGCAGGCTCGCGAACGAGCGCGGACTGACGGACATCACCTGGCCCATCGACCGCGACCCGTGCTGGGAGGTGGCCCACCTGGCGTGGATCGCCGCCGAGGACGAGGGCCGCGGCAAGGACTTCGTCGCCGCCGCGTACCGCGCCCGCTGGCAGGAGGGCAGGAACATCTCCGAGCCCGAGGTGATCGCCGCCATCGCGGAGGAGCTCGGCCTCGACGCCGAGCGGCTGTCCACGGCGGCCCGGGACCCCCAGCTGCGCAAGCGGGGCGCCGCCCTGCTCGCCGAGTCCGCCCACGACGGCCTGTTCGGCGTGCCGTTCTTCATCAACGGCAGGGACAAGTACTGGGGGGTGGACCGGGTCGCCCCCTTCGTCCGGGCCGTCCTCGGCACCGAGCGGTCCGACGCGCCGGCCGTCGACGCACCGGACCCGGCCACCCACGCCGACCTGCTGCCGGCCGGTGGCGACCAGGGCCACGCCGGCGGCTGCGGCTGAGGTCGGGGCGGTGGCCGCGGCACGGACCGCGGCCACCGCTCCGGCAGCCATGGCAAGCATCACTGCGGCAAGCGACGAGGAGACGACTGTGGACAGCAACGCGCACGGCACCGCGCCGGGCCCCGACTGGGATGCCATCGTGGTCGGCGCCGGCCTCGGGGGCCTGACCGCCGGCGCCTACCTGGCCGCCGCGGGCAAGCGCGTCCTGGTGCTGGAGCAGTTCTCGATCGTGGGCGGCAACAGCCACGTGTTCCGGCGGCGCCGCAGCTACGAGTTCGACGTCGGCGTCCACTACCTGGGCGACTGCGCGCCCGGCGGTGTCATCCCGTCCATCCTGTCCGGGGTCGGGCTCCGCGACCGGGTCGAGTTCCTGGAGATGGACCAGGACGGGTTCGACCTGATCAGGGTGCCGGGGGTGTCGGTCGACATGCCCGCCGGATGGCAGGAGTACCGGCGCCGCCTCACGGAGGCCATGCCGGGCGAGGCGGACGGGCTGAACACCTTCGTCGACGTCTGCTCGTCCCTCGGCGAGGAACAGCGCGCGGCGCTGTTCGAGGCCCACACGTGGTCCGCGCCGGACATCGCGGCGAACACCGCCACCATCCGCCGGTGGGGCAGGCGGACGCTGGACGACCTGTTCGACCACTGCGGCCTGTCGCCGCGGGCCCGCACCGTCCTGGCGGCGCAGGCCCCGAACTACGGACTGACCCCGCATCAGGCCACGGTGGCGCGGCACACCAGCGTCACCGACCACTACCTGCGCGGGGCCTACTACCCGGCCGGCGGTGGGCAGGTGCTCGCGGCGGGCCTGGTCGAGGTGATCGAGGCGCACGGCGGGCAGGTCCGCACCCGCAGCAGGGTGCGCCGCGTCCTGGTGGAGGACCGCAAGGTCGTCGGCGTCGGCCTGGACGGCGGCGAGGTGATCACGGCGGACCTGGTGGTGTCCAACGCGGACTACCCGCGCACGGTGCTCGAACTGGTCGGCGCGGAGCACTTCCCGAAGTCGGTGGTGAACCGCACCGTGAACGCGCGGATGGGCATGCCGTGGCTGGTGCTCTACCTCGGTCTCGACATCGACCTGCGGGACAGGCCCAACGCCAACCTGTGGTGGTACGACACCGACGACATCGACGGCTACTTCGACCGGGCGAGCGCGGGGGAGACCGGCGAGGTGCCGTTCCTCTTCTGCTCCTTCGCCTCGCTCAAGGACCCGGAGAACCGCGCGCTGTGCCCGCCGGGCCACGCCAACCTCCAGGTGATGACGCTGTGCCCGCCGAACTACACCTGGTGGGGCGTCGACGAGGGGCCGGCCGGCGGCGTCGCCTACCGCCGCAACCCCATCTACCTGCGACGCAAGAAGAACCTGATCGAGGCCACACTGCGCGCGGCCGAGAAGGCCCTGGGACCGCTGCGCGAGCACATCACGCACCTGGAGGCGGCGACCCCGCTGACCCACGAGCGGTACACGCTCTCCTCCGGCGGCACCCCCTTCGGCATGGCCGAATGGGGCGGAACCGCCCGCCCCGGCACGGCGACCAGCATCACCGGGTTGCACGTCGTCGGTGCCAGCACACAGGCGGGCAACGGCATCGCGGGCGTCATGCTCGGCGGGATCTCGTGCGCCGCCGACATCCTCGGGGAGCCCCTGCTCGCCACCGCCCGCCAGGGGGCCGTGTACGGCGACCCGGACCTGCTGCCCGACCGACCGGAGGGTTGGGACCCGAGGGAGGTCTGCCGGGGCAGCATCCGGCGATCGCCCGGACCGCTCCGGCCCCGACGCGGAGACTTCGCCGGCATGTCCGGGTGAGGACGTGCGACCGGCTCGGCCACGGCCGCGCGGGCCGCACGTGAAGGA
It encodes the following:
- a CDS encoding 2-hydroxychromene-2-carboxylate isomerase — translated: MASRRRPRWYFSLRSPYSWFAYRDLMSTHPEVLDSIDWLPFWEPDEETARLLADEGVTLPIVAMSRAKNFYILQDTRRLANERGLTDITWPIDRDPCWEVAHLAWIAAEDEGRGKDFVAAAYRARWQEGRNISEPEVIAAIAEELGLDAERLSTAARDPQLRKRGAALLAESAHDGLFGVPFFINGRDKYWGVDRVAPFVRAVLGTERSDAPAVDAPDPATHADLLPAGGDQGHAGGCG
- a CDS encoding NAD(P)/FAD-dependent oxidoreductase is translated as MDSNAHGTAPGPDWDAIVVGAGLGGLTAGAYLAAAGKRVLVLEQFSIVGGNSHVFRRRRSYEFDVGVHYLGDCAPGGVIPSILSGVGLRDRVEFLEMDQDGFDLIRVPGVSVDMPAGWQEYRRRLTEAMPGEADGLNTFVDVCSSLGEEQRAALFEAHTWSAPDIAANTATIRRWGRRTLDDLFDHCGLSPRARTVLAAQAPNYGLTPHQATVARHTSVTDHYLRGAYYPAGGGQVLAAGLVEVIEAHGGQVRTRSRVRRVLVEDRKVVGVGLDGGEVITADLVVSNADYPRTVLELVGAEHFPKSVVNRTVNARMGMPWLVLYLGLDIDLRDRPNANLWWYDTDDIDGYFDRASAGETGEVPFLFCSFASLKDPENRALCPPGHANLQVMTLCPPNYTWWGVDEGPAGGVAYRRNPIYLRRKKNLIEATLRAAEKALGPLREHITHLEAATPLTHERYTLSSGGTPFGMAEWGGTARPGTATSITGLHVVGASTQAGNGIAGVMLGGISCAADILGEPLLATARQGAVYGDPDLLPDRPEGWDPREVCRGSIRRSPGPLRPRRGDFAGMSG